The genome window CTGGTTTTGGTTTAGAGGAATTACAGGCCCACTATAAAGCGCAACAGGATGAATACCGGGCCCTTCTTGCCCAATCCCTTGCGGACCGTCTTGCAGAGGCTTTCGCGGAAGCCCTCCATCAACGGGTACGAAAGTACCTGTGGGCATACAGTCCTGAGGAAAACTTGACCCCCGAAGAATGTATTAAAGGAAACTATCAAGGGATTCGACCGGCCTTTGGGTATCCGGCCTGTCCCGACCATTTTGATAAACAGCTGGTCTTTAGTCTTCTCGACGCAGAAAAACACTGCGGCATCCATCTTACCGAATCAGCGATGATGGTTCCTTCCGCATCGGTATGTGGGATGTATTTTTCTCATCCTGCCAGTTACTACTTCGGCGTAGGACGAATCGGAGAAGATCAACTGGCCGATTGGGCACAACGAAAGGGCCTTGATATCGAAACCGCCCAAAAGAGACTGGGTCCCATATTTCTCTAACCTTATAAGGGCTTACCGCAGTTAAAACATTCCGTACGGTAGGTAGAATTCTCCACCCCACAGGAGGGACATACCTTCGCAAAAGGATTACCCGAAGGCGGGGGACGCAACGAACGTTGCCCATAGACAGAAGGGGCTTCCCTTTCCTGGACAGTGGCAGTTTTTTCTTTTTCCTCCCTTTCTTCTTTTTGTATGGCCGTTTTTGGAGTCACAGTAGATTCCATCTGCACCGTTCCCACGGGCAATATGACCGGCATCCCAACCCCCGCAGGATTAATACCAGAAGGATTCGCCAAATTCACATTGATGGTTTGTCCAGAGGCGCTTTTTACTTCTTTATCCTCTTCCGAAGAACCCCGTATAGAACGATGAAGTAATTCTTTATAGATTAAAAGAAGCTCTATTGCTATGAGCAACAAAAAAGCAATCACCGCAATGTTAAAGAATACTTCCATACAATTATTATTCTCCCGGATCTCTAAAAAATCAACCTTCTAGAAGGACGACCATTCTTTTCTTCAGCATAAGAATAGAGAAATGGCTGTTTTTATCCAGGCGGAACATATCTACATACTTTACGGTTGCTTTTTAAAGAGTCGGTATACCTTTAACGTGGGCCGCCCTTATGCGTGTTTCACGTGAAACATCATATATGACAATAAAAAAACAGATATTCAATAATTCCCTAAAAAGGGATAGGGCTAGGGTTTTTATTCCATTCCCTAATCATCGATGTTTTTTGTTTCACGTGAAACAATAGAGAGGTCCCCAGGATTCATACTTTTTGAATAAACCGCCGCTTATTATGTGGGACCAGCTCCGCAGATTACCCCTGCCCTTACCAAAACGATTACCTTATTCCAGGCTCAATACCATCACTTTTTACTAAGGTGGCGCCCATCACCTGGTCGCCACCCCAAGAGATTCCTGCCACCAAACACTTTATTCTTCTTCGTTGGCGATTCTATCCACCCCTATCACAAAATCGGGCCGCTCTATCTGAAGCAAGCGGACGCCCTGGGCAGAACGGCCCATGACAGAAATTTCTTTCGCCGCCAGTTTTATAGACTTTCCCTGGCTCGTAATACACATGATATCATCATCCTCTTTTACGCTCACACAACTCACAATTTCACCGGTTTTTTCAGTAATGGTATACACCCGCTGACCGCCGGTAGCCCGATTATGGGCAGAAAACTCAGCGTATTCCACCCGTTTACCATAACCATACTCGGTAACGATTAGCATCTTTTCTTCATCGTTTACCCGTAAAAGACCAGCAAGTTCATCATCCACATCCAGCTTCATACCGGTAACACCTCGAGAAGAACGACCCATGGGACGAATTTGTTCTTCATGGGTACGAAGGGCCTGCCCTTTACGGGAAATCATCATAATTTCATCGGAACCACCGGTCAAAAGAGCACTCACCAGGGTATCACCCTCATCCAAAGAAATGGCTATTATTCCCCTTGTTTTAGCATTGGAAAATTCACTAGTTTGAACTTTTTTCACAATCCCCCTGGTGGTTGCTAAAAGGAGATAGGTATCATCCCTGAATTCCCGAATATCTACTACCGTCGTTATTTCCTCATTGGGAGAAACCATTAAGAGAGACTTAATGTGCACTCCCTTAGAGGTTCTCGAGCCTTCAGGTATCTCATGGACTTTAAGCCAATAGGCCCGTCCCTTGCTGGTTATAAACATAAGATGGTCATGGGTAGTGGCCACGAACAACTGCTCAATAAAATCTTCCTCTGCTAGCTTAGCGCTGGCCATCCCTTTACCACCCCGCCCTTGACTCTTATACGACGAAACCGGAACCCGCTTGATATACCCAAGATTAGAAATCAGAATAACCATCTCTTCTTTCTGAATAAGATCTTCAATATTTATGCTTTCTATTTCATCGGCCACTATCTCGGTCCGACGGGGATCTCCATATTTTTCTGCGACGCTTCTTAGTTCGTCTTTGATAACCCCCATCAATTTAGCTTTATCTTCCAAAAGGCTCTTAAGATAGCTAATGAGGGTACGAAGCTCTTCCAGCTCTTTTTGTAGTTTCTCTACTTCAAGGCTGGTAAGGCGCCCAAGACGCATATCCACAATGGCCTGCGCCTGAATTTCAGTCAGAACAAAGCGCTGTATTAAATTTGTTTTTGCAAGCTCCACATCTCGAGAGGCCTTAATAATGGCCACCACCTCATCGATATTGGCTAAGGCTATCATGAGCCCTTCCAGAATGTGGGCCCGCTCTTCCGCTTTTTGTAAATCGTACTTCGTGCGGCGAGTAACGACATCCACACGATGCTCTACGTAATACGCTATTAATTCTTTAAGGGACAAGCATTTAGGCCGAAGCCCCACAAGGGCAAGATTGATAACCCCAAAAGTCGATTGCAATGCGGTATGAGAAAAAAGCTGATTTAATACAACTTTTGCTATGGTCCCCTTTTTTAGCTCAATAACGATCCGTAGACCTTCCCGGTCTGATTCGTCTCGAATCTCCGCAATTCCATCGATAACCTTATCTCGCACTAATTCGGCTATTTTTACCAACAGACTCGCCTTATTTACACCATAAGGGATTTCCGTAAAGATTATGCTTTCCTTTCCATTTTTTGCCACTTCGATAGTAAACTTACCCCGAACAACAATCCGGCCCCGACCTGTGGCATAAGCTTCCTTAATCCCCCGTTTTCCGAAAACAATACCGCCGGTGGGGAAATCGGGACCCTTTATGTAGTGCATGAGACCATCAAGACTTATCTCTGGATTGTCAATATATGCACAAATGGCATCCACCACCTCATTAAGATTATGGGGTGGCATATTAGTGGCCATCCCTACGGCGATCCCGCTCGAGCCATTTATAAGGAGGTTAGGAATAGCCGATGGAAGAACACTGGGTTCCTTGAGCGATTCATCGTAATTAGGGACAAAATCGACGGTGTCTTTTTTAAGATCCGCCAGCATCTCGTCGCCAATGCGAGAAAGCTTTGCCTCCGTATACCGGGAAGCCGCCGGGGGATCCCCATCAATGGAACCAAAGTTCCCCTGTCCCTGTACCAGGGGATAGCGAAGCGAAAAATCCTGGGCCATCCGCACCAGTGCATCATAGAGGGACGCATCTCCATGGGGATGGTATTTCCCCATGGCATCTCCCGTAATACGGGCACTTTTTTTTGTGGGACTGTTTGGATGGAGCCCCAGTTCATCCATGGCGTACAATAGTCGGCGATGCACCGGTTTAAGTCCATCCCGTACATCGGGAAGGGCCCGGCTTACAATTACCGACATGGCATAATTGAGATAGGCGGTTTTTACTTCATCCTCTATAGCTATCGGTATTACTTTTCCTTGTTGCTCTTCCATAATCAGGTTCTCCCTTTACACATCCAGGTTAGAAACGGCCAGGGCGTTCTCTTCTATGAATTGACGGCGAGGTTCCACCTCTTCTCCCATGAGAGTGGTGAAAATCCGTTCCGCCTCTACCGCATCATCCATATGCACCTGAATGATATTTCGCCGTTTCGGATCCATGGTGGTTTCCCACAATTGTTCCGGATTCATTTCTCCAAGTCCCTTATACCGTTGAACCGTTATTTTTTCCGGATCTCGACCTGCCTGGGCAAGGATTCTATCTTTTTCTTCATCGTTGTATGCATAAAACACTTTCTTTTCATAGGTAATCTTATACAGGGGAGGCATGGCCAGATACACATGTCCCCGTTCTATGAGTTCCCTCATGTAGCGATAAAAAAAAGTAAGTAACAGGGTACGAATATGGGAACCATCCACATCGGCATCGGCCATGATGATGATTTTGTGGTATCGAATTTTAGAAATATCAAAGGTATCCCCAATACCCGCGCCAATACTGGCAATAATAGGCTGGAGTTTTTCGTTACTAATGATTTTTTCTATCCGGGTTTTTTCAACATTCAGCATTTTCCCCCAGAGGGCAAGAATGGCCTGGAAGGTTCTATCCCTTCCCATTTTTGCAGAACCACCGGCGGAATCTCCCTCTACAATAAAAAGCTCACATTTAGCAGGGTCCTTTTCCGAACAATCAGCGAGCTTCCCCGGGAGCCCTGCGCTTTCCATGACATTTTTCCGTCGAGTAGCATCCCGGGCCTGGCGAGCCGCA of Treponema sp. J25 contains these proteins:
- the gyrA gene encoding DNA topoisomerase (ATP-hydrolyzing) subunit A, encoding MEEQQGKVIPIAIEDEVKTAYLNYAMSVIVSRALPDVRDGLKPVHRRLLYAMDELGLHPNSPTKKSARITGDAMGKYHPHGDASLYDALVRMAQDFSLRYPLVQGQGNFGSIDGDPPAASRYTEAKLSRIGDEMLADLKKDTVDFVPNYDESLKEPSVLPSAIPNLLINGSSGIAVGMATNMPPHNLNEVVDAICAYIDNPEISLDGLMHYIKGPDFPTGGIVFGKRGIKEAYATGRGRIVVRGKFTIEVAKNGKESIIFTEIPYGVNKASLLVKIAELVRDKVIDGIAEIRDESDREGLRIVIELKKGTIAKVVLNQLFSHTALQSTFGVINLALVGLRPKCLSLKELIAYYVEHRVDVVTRRTKYDLQKAEERAHILEGLMIALANIDEVVAIIKASRDVELAKTNLIQRFVLTEIQAQAIVDMRLGRLTSLEVEKLQKELEELRTLISYLKSLLEDKAKLMGVIKDELRSVAEKYGDPRRTEIVADEIESINIEDLIQKEEMVILISNLGYIKRVPVSSYKSQGRGGKGMASAKLAEEDFIEQLFVATTHDHLMFITSKGRAYWLKVHEIPEGSRTSKGVHIKSLLMVSPNEEITTVVDIREFRDDTYLLLATTRGIVKKVQTSEFSNAKTRGIIAISLDEGDTLVSALLTGGSDEIMMISRKGQALRTHEEQIRPMGRSSRGVTGMKLDVDDELAGLLRVNDEEKMLIVTEYGYGKRVEYAEFSAHNRATGGQRVYTITEKTGEIVSCVSVKEDDDIMCITSQGKSIKLAAKEISVMGRSAQGVRLLQIERPDFVIGVDRIANEEE